AGCGAGAGTGAGGTTCATGTCGACAAGGTCGAGCAGGGACCTGCGTCCTCGATCGCCTTCGGGCTCGAGCGCATCGGCCTGATCGCGGTCCGGGCGCCGATCGTCTCCTGCATCATCCTGCTCGCGCTGATCGTCGGCGCCGTGTTCGGCATCCACCGGATCAAGATCGACGATTCGCTGTCGCAGCTGTTCCGCTCCGATACCCGCGAATTCAAGCAGTATGAAGAGGTGACCAAGAAGTTCCCGGCCGAGGAATTTGACGTCCTCGTCGTGGTCGAGGGCAAGAACCTCCTGGCGCGGAACAACCTCGAGAAGCTGCGCGACTTCATCACCGACATGCAACTGGTCGAAGGCACGCGCGGCCTAGTCTCGCTGTTCTCGGCGCGCCAGGCGCCGGCGCCGGGCAAGCTGCCGGCGGCGCTATTCCCGGCCGAGCTCCCCGAGGGCGAGGCCTATGACAAGTTCATCGAGACCGTCAAAAACAACGAGATCATCCGCGGCAAGCTGCTGTCGGAGGACGGCACGCTGGCGCTGGTCGTGCTGTCGCTCGATCCGGAGGTGGTCGCGTCCAGCAAGCTGACCAAGACCGTCGGCGACATTCGCGCGCTGATGAAGGAGGATCTCGGCGACACCGGCCTCAACGTGCAGCTCTCCGGCGTGCCGGTGATGCAGCTCGAGATCCGCAACGCCGTCGAGCGCGACGGGCTGACCTACAACATCCTCGGCATCCTCGCCGGCTGCGTCATCGCCATCATCTTCTTCCGCAAGATCTCGTTCATGATCGCGGCGGCGTTCCCGCCGATGATCGCGATCCTCCTGGCGCTCGGCGCGCTCGGCTGGGCCAATTTCAATCTCAACATGTTCCTGAACGTGATGACGCCGCTCATCATGGTGATCAGCTTCTCGGACTCGATGCAGCTCACCTTCGCCGCGCGCGACCGGCTGATCGCAGGCCAGGACAAGTTCACCGCGTTCAAGAACGCCGTGCTGGTGGTGGGCCCGGCCTGCGTGCTGACGCACGGCACCGCGGGCATTTCCTTCATCGCGCTGCAATTCTCCGACTCCGACCTGATCCGCAAGTTCGGCGAGGCGGGCCTCGCCGCCACCATCATCGCGCTGGTCGCGGTGCTGTCGCTGGTGCCGGTGTTCGGCGTGCTGTTCGTGCGCAACGAGAAGATCTTTGCCGTGAAATTCCAGAGCGCGGATGCTGGCGTGCAGGCGCTGCGCAATTTCTGCTACTGGATCGCGGTGCGCATGGTGGGCCGCCCCGGCCTGTTCAGCCTGATCGCGGTGCTGTTCGTCGGCGGCCTCGGCGTCATCTACGCCAATCTGGAGCCGCGCTACCGGCTCGCCGACCAGGTGCCGGACAAGCGTCAGGCCGTTGCCGCCAGCGACCGGCTCGACGCCAAGCTCACCGGCGCCAACCCGGTCAACGTGCTGATCCAGTTCCCCAAGGGCGAAACACTGTATTCGCCGGAGACGCTGCAGACCATCGCGGACGTGCACGCGACCGTGGAGAAGGCGGCCGGTGTCGGCAATGTCTGGTCGCTCGAGACCCTGCGGCGCTGGCTGGCGGCAAAGGCCGGCAGCGCCGACGTCGCGACGCTGAAGGAATATGTCAACGTCATCCCCGAGCATCTGGTGCGCCGCTTCATCGACGCCGAGCAGGATGCCGTCGTGGTCGCGGGCCGCGTTCCGGACAAGGATTCCAGCCAGCTGCTGCCGATCGTCGACAAGCTCGATTCCGAGCTCGACGCCGTCCGCAAGAAGCATCCGGGTTACGAGATCGCGGTGACGGGCCTCGCCGCTATCGCGGCGCGCAACTCGGCCAGCATGATCGAGAAGCTGAACCGCGGCCTCACGGTCGAATTCGCGCTGGTCGCGCTCTTCATCGGCCTGGCCTTCCGCTCATGGGTGGTGATGTTCGCCTGCATCCTGCCGGGCATCTTCCCCGTCGTGATGTCGGGAACGGTGCTGTGGGCGATGGGCGAGGGGCTGCAATTTGCCAGCGTCGTCGCGCTCACCGTCTCGTTCGGCCTGGGCCTCAGCGCCACCATCCACTTCCTCAATCGCCTGAGGCTCGAGAGCAAGCCCGGCGTCGGCTCGGCGCTCGCGGTGGAGCGGGCGACCGTGCTGGTCGGCCCCGCGCTGATCCTGACCACGGTGGTGCTGGCCTGCGGCCTCGTCGTCACCGTGTTCTCGGACCTGCCGTCGCTGCGGCTGTTCGGCTGGCTCAGCGCCTTCTCGATGGTCATGGCGCTCGTCGCCGACCTCTTCATCCTCAGGCCGACGGCGATGTGGCTGATCAATCTGCACGCCAGGCTTCAGGGGCCCGACAAGCCGGCGATCTGAGCGCCTTCATCCACCGGACATGGAATCGGCGCAGTCTGGACGACTGCGCCGGTTTTCGTTCCGAGGATAGCTCATGCGGCCGATACGGCACGACAGCTCGATCGTGGAGTTTCAGCGGAAGCGGGGCGGCGATTGCGCCGCCTTTTTCGTCCCGTTCTTGACATCGGGCATGATCCTGCTCGACGCCGGCTGCGGGCCCGGGACGATTACGGCGGCGCTCGCGGGCCTGGTCGCAAAGGCGGTCGGCGTCGACATCGAGCCGAACGCGATCGCCGCCGCCGATCGGCTGGCAGCGGCGGAAAGCTTGACCAACCTGTCCTTCGTCGAAGCCGACATGACCGCGCTTCCGTTCGAGGACGAGGCGTTCGACGCGGTGTTCTTCCATGCGGTGTTGTACCACCAGAGCCAGGCGGTGCTGACGCGAGCGCTCGCGGAAGCGCGGCGGGTGCTGAAGCCCGGTGGCCTCATTGCGACGCGTGACGCCGATGTCGGCGGCAACGTCCTTCATCCTGACATCGACGGCGTGCGCCTCGCGCTCGATCTCTGGCAGCGCTGGTACGAGCACGACGATCCGGACGCGCTTCGCTTCGGCCGGCGGCAGAGCTCGATTCTTCGTGCTCACGGTTTTACGCCGGTTTGGACCGGTGCGAGCTATGTCAATCATAGCGCCGATGCTACGAGCCGCAGCGAAGCCGTCGCCGATGCGCGGCGGAGCTTGCTCGGTTTCGGGCCGCAGCTTTTGCGCAAGGGGCTCGCCACGGATGATGAAATTCAGACCGCGTTGGCCGGATGGGACGCGTGGGGGCGCGATCCGGATGCGGTCTATTTCAGATGCCGGTGCGAATGCGTCGCGCGCAAGGACTGACCGGGCGGCGTGCGGCGCTCACGCCTCGACGCGGACGATCCCGTACGGATTGAACTTGAAGTCGTCCTCGGCATAGTCCTGCTCCCGCGAGATCGTGAGCTTGCGATCGCGAAGCGTCGCCTCGATGCCGTGCTCAGCCATCGCGTTTGCGATCTCCTCCATCAGCATCACCGCGGACCACTCGTTGCCGCGCGATTTCGCGACATAGACCTCCGGCAGGCCGACGAGGTGATAGCCGACGGTCTCGTAATAGCGATCGCCGCCGAGCGGGCGCTTGGCGAAGGCAAGGCGACAGGCCTTGGCGAGGCCGAGCGTCATGCCAAGGCCCTGGCTGGTCTTTGCGCCCGTGCGTGCCTGATCAGCGAGACTGCGCCACCGCACAAGCCCGTGGGCGACGCCCGCGCTTTCGCCCTTCACGGCGGTGGCGCCGGCCTCGATCATCTCCTCGACGATGCGCAAGGCCGCCGCCGAATAGGCGACCGCCGTCTGCTGCTCTAGCGGCGGGCTCAGCAAATAGAGCACGGCTTTATGGTTGGCGACGGCGGCTTCGTCGGCAGCAGACCATGCTTTCGGGAAGACCCGGTCCCAGCACACGCCGAACGACCGCTCCATGTGCGGATCGGGCTTGGCTTGCGAATAGGTGCGGTCGATCTCGAAATTGAAATCGGCGATCGTCTTTGCCACCGCCTTCGGCGGATGCAGCAGGTTATCGTCCTTGCCAAGAAAGCAGAGCACGTGACGCGGCTTCACGGGCGACGGCTGCATGTTCGGTCCTCGCTGGTCATCGGCGAACGCGCGGGTAGCTGCGAACAGCCCGATCGCCTTGAGCAGATGTCTGCGAACTGGGTCCATCTCAGCAAGCCCGTCAGAACACGTTCACGTCAGCAAAAAGCCCCCGGCTCGCGAGAACCGGGGGCGTGTTCCACATCGATCGGGAAGGGATCAGCCCTTCGTCATCGTGATGTTGACGCCGCGGATCTCGCCCTTCGAGGAGATCTGTACCGTCTGCTTGGTGCCGTTGGTGCGCAGCGACAGATTGGCGGCGAAGCCGTTGGCCTCGACGAAGACGTCGATCTGGCCGCCGCCGGCGGTGCCTTGCAGATTGCCGAAGATGTTGCGGTTGGACTCGCTCCAGTTGCCGGAGATCCGCTCGCCCTGGCTCGTGACATCGCTGGTGAGGTCGAACTTGTAGCTGTCGGAGGCGCAGTGCAGGGCCTGCTTGAGCGCGAGGCCGCTGCCGGCGACCTTGTAGTCTGCCTTGCAGCGGATGCGCTCGGTGGAGCCGTCTGACAGCGACACCGTGCCGGTGCCGGTCCACGCGCCGTCGAAACCGGCAAAGGGTCCGGACGACTGAGCGTGGCTTGCCGTAACTGAGAAGAGCAGCGCAGCCCCGATGCCGGCCGCCTTGATTGCCAGTCCAGATCGCCCAAAGAATTTCATCTCAAATATCCCGTTTTGGAACGACGTTCACTTACGATTAAGAACGTCTCGCCACATCGAAAGTTTAGTGCCTTGAGCCTGTGTCAGGTTCAAAGCTTGGCCGCCAGAGATGGTGGTTCACGACGGCTTGCGCCGCCCCCGATATCGCAATTCCCCGTGTTTCCGCGTGTTTCTGGCCGAAATGGCCGGGCGGAGAGATGCAGGTGTGCAACAGGTGCCAAGCAAAACGCGACGCCTCTGAATTATGACGTAGTATCAATCTCTTACATCTGCCAATGAAAGCGCAGGGAAGACCTGATTTGGCAGGGTGGCGCCAATTTGGCCGCATTTGCCAGTGCTTGTGCCTTCTCCGAGGCCGCTACTTCCGCGGCGACTTGCCATCAGAACAATCCGTTCCGGCCGTCCGCCCTGTGCTGTCCGGGATTGGTGCGATTCTGCCGTCAGAATGAAGGAATACAATGCGTAAGCTTCTCGTCGTTCTCACCCTGGTGTCCGCATCTCTTTCGACGGCAGCATTCGCCCAGCAGCAAGGTGGGCGCGGCACGGACGCCGAGCAAAAGGCCTGCACGCGCGATGTGCAGAAGTTCTGCCGTCCGGTCATCGACCAGGGCGATTTCACCATCCTGGCCTGCCTCAAGGAGAACCGGGCCAAGATCTCGCAGGCCTGCGACCAGGTCCTGAAGAACCATAACCAGTAAGCTCGGCCACTGGCCCACAAAGGCGGCCGCGGAGCCGCCTTTTCGGGCCGGATCCGGAAGGGCTGCCATCGAGAGACAGGATTGGTTTTGCGGCCGTATTCCCCTATATGGGGGCCGCGGCGGCATCGCCGGCACGAGCCCGCGCGAGCGAAAAAAGCTCTTCCTGTCCAAACGATTGTAAACCAGCCCTCGATGACCTCTGCGAGCGAATTGCGATCCGGCAAGGGTGACCGCGACGAGAATTTTCCCGTCGCGTCCTGGATCATTCATCCGCGTCATCGCGCCCTGATCCTGGCCTATTACAATTTCGTCCGCACCGCCGACGACATCGCAGACCACGCCACGCTGCCCCCCGACCAGAAGCTCGCTTGTCTCGACCTGCTCGAGGCGGAACTGCTCGGCAAAGGCGACACCCAGGCCGAGGCCGTCACGCTGCGGCGTGCGCTGGCCGAGCGCGGCATGACGCCGCGGCACGCGCTCGACGTGCTGATCGCGTTCCGCATGGACGTGACGAAGCTGCGCTACGAGACCTGGGACGAGGTCATCCACTATTGCCGCTATTCGGCGATGCCGGTCGGCCGCTTCATGCTCGACGTCCACGGCGAGAGCACCTCGACCTGGGTCGCGTCGGATGCGCTCTGCGCAGGCCTCCAGATCAACAACCACCTGCAGGATTGCGGCAAGGATTTCCGCGAGCTCAACCGCGTCTATCTGCCGCGCGATGCGCTGGCGGCGAGCGGTGCTTCCGTGGAGCAACTCGGGCTTGCGCAGTCGCCACCGGCGATGCTGGCCTGCCTTCAGTCGCTTGCCGCGCGCAACGAGGCCCTGCTCGACGAGGGCAGGTCGCTAGCTGCGGAGATCCGCGATTTCCGCCTCGGTGTCGACGTCGCGGTGATCCAGGCCTATGCCGACCGCATCGTGCGCCTGCTCAAGGTCCGCGATCCCCTGCGCGAGCGCGTGCATCTGAACAAGTTCGAGCTGCTCACCTTCAGCCTCGCCGGCATGATCGGCGAAGTCGGCCGTCGCGCGATCGGGCGCAAGGCCATTTCCAGACCGGGGACTGCCCATGACGCTTGAGGCGGCCACGCCCGGCGCCAGTTATGGCTCGACCGCATCCGGCAGCTCGTTCTATGCCGCGATGCGCATCCTGCCGCATGACCAGCGCGAAGCGATGTTCCAGATCTACAGCTTCTGCCGCCAGGTCGACGACATCGCCGATTCCGACGGCCCGCGCGACGAGCGTCTCGCCGCGCTTCAGGAGTGGCGCAACGACATCGATGCGCTCTATCAGGGCAATCCGCCGCCGCGGCTGAAGGACTACGTCGCCTCGGTGAAGACCTTCGGCCTGAAGCGCGAGGATTTCCTCGCCATCGTCGACGGCATGGAGATGGACGTGCCGCAGGACATCCGCGCGCCTGACATGGCAACGCTCGATCTCTATTGCGATCGCGTCGCGAGCGCTGTCGGTCGATTGTCGGTGCGCGTGTTCGGCCTGCCGGAAGAGGATGGCATCCTGCTCGCGTACCATCTCGGGCGCGCGCTCCAGCTCACCAACATCCTGCGCGACATCGACGAGGACGCAGGTCTTGGCCGGCTCTATCTGCCGCGCGAGGCGCTGCTGCATGCCGGCATCACCTCCAACGACCCGAACCGCGTGATCGCCGAGCGCGCATTGCCGAAGGTCTGCGCACCGCTGACGCAGCGCGCGAAGGCGCATTTCGAAAAGTCGGACGAGATCATGAACCGCAACAAGCGCCGCGCCGTGCGCGCGCCGCGGATCATGTCGAAGTACTACCATTCCATTCTGGACCTCCTGATCGCGCGCGGTTTCAACGCGCCGCGCGAGCCGGTGCGTGTGTCGAAGGTCACACGCATCCTGATCCTGCTCCGTTACGCTTTCATCTGATGCAAAAGACAGCTCACATCATCGGCGCCGGAATTTCCGGCCTCTCTGCCGCCGTGCGGCTCGCCAATGCCGGCTTCAAGGTCGCCGTGCACGAGGCGACGCATCAGGCCGGCGGCCGCTGCCGCTCCTATTTCGACGGCGCCACCAATCTCACCATCGACAATGGCAATCACCTGCTGCTGTCAGGCAACGGCCATGCGCGCGCCTATGCGCGCTCGATCGGCACCGAAGCGGGTCTCGTCGGCCCCGACAGCGCGCAGTTTCCCTTCGTCGACATCAAGACCGGGCAGCGCTGGCAGATCGATCTCGGCAACGGCCGGCTGCCGACCTGGGTGCTCGACGAAAGCCGCCGCGTGCCCGACACCGGGCTCACCGATTATCTGAAGCTGGCGCCGCTGATCTGGGCCTCGGAAGACACGCTGGTCGGCAAGTCGATTCCTTGCGAAGGCATCCTCTATCAGCGCCTGGTGCAGCCGCTGCTGCTCGCAGCTCTCAATGTCGATCCGCCCGAGGGCTCGGCCGGGCTTGCCGGCGCCATCGTGCGCGAGACGCTGCTTGCGGGCGGGCAGGCCTGCCGCCCGCTGATCGCGCGCGACGGCCTCAGCGCCGTGCTGATCGAGCCGGCGGTGAAATTCCTGCAGGAGCGTGGCCACTCCGTTCAGCTCGGCCATGAGCTGCGTTCGTTCGTCAGCAGCGACGGCAAGGTGACCGCATTGAATTTCGGCGGCGAGGACGTGGTCCAGCTCGGTGCGGGCGACGTCATCGTGATGGCGGTGCCGCCGCGCGCGGCAGCGAGCCTGCTGCCGGGCCTGAAGACGCCGACCGAATTCCGCGCCATCGTGAACGCGCATTTCCGCTTTGAGCCGCCGCCCGGTTCGGCGCCGATCCTCGGCGTGATCGGCGGCGTCGTGGAATGGCTGTTCGCGTTCCCGAACCGCCTCTCGGTGACCATCAGCAATGGCGACCGTCTGGTCGACATGCCGCGCGAGGAACTGGCGCAGGCGATCTGGAACGATGTCTGCGAGGCGGCCGGCGTGTCCGGCGAGCTGCCACCGTGGCAGATCGTGCGCGAGCGCCGTGCCACATTTGCGGCGACGCCGGCCCAGAATGCCCTGCGTCCGGGGCCGGCGACCGCGCTGAAAAACCTGTTCCTTGCCGGCGATTGGACTGCTACGGGGTTGCCTGCAACCATCGAGGGATCGGTCCGGTCGGGTGATCGCGCCGCCGATCTGGTGCTGGCCGCCAAAGGATCCTGAAAAGCGGCCCTGACGGGCGAATGTCCCGGTCACTTTCAATCGACTATCGGAGCAATCGAGCGACATGGATTCCTTGAACGCGACCCGCCGCGAGGCAGTGGAATCGAGGGTGTTGGAATCGAGCATTGCGTCGGCGACGCAGGGCGTCCTCGGCTTCCAGCAATCCGACGGCCATTGGGTGTTCGAGCTCGAGGCCGACTGCACGATTCCGGCCGAGTACATCCTGCTGCGCCATTATCTCGCAGAGCCCGTCGACACCGCGCTCGAGGCCAAGATCGGCAATTATCTGCGCCGCGTCCAGGGCGCCCATGGCGGCTGGCCGCTGGTGTATGACGGCGAGTTCGACATGAGCGCCAGCGTGAAGGCGTACTTCGCGCTGAAGATGATCGGCGATTCCACAGATAGCCCGCATATGGTGCGTGCGCGCGAGGCGATCCATGCCCGCGGCGGTGCGATCCATAGCAACGTCTTCACACGCTTCCTGCTCGCGACGTTCGGCGTCGTGACCTGGCGCGCGGTGCCGGTGCTGCCGATCGAGATCGTGCTGCTGCCGTTCTGGTCGCCGTTCCACCTCAACAAGATCTCCTACTGGGCGCGCACCACCATGGTGCCGCTGATGGTGATCGCTGCGCTCAAGCCGCGCGCGAAGAACCCGAAGGGCGTCGGCATCGACGAGCTGTTTTTGCAGGATCCGCGCTCGATCGGCATGACGGCGAAGGCGCCGCATCAGAGCATGGCCTGGTTCCTGCTGTTCCGTTCGCTCGATGCGATCCTGCGCGTCATCGAGCCGATGTTTCCGAAGAGCCTGCGCCAGCGCGCGATCGATGCGGCGCTCGCCTTCACCGAGGAGCGGCTGAACGGCGAGGACGGCATGGGCGCGATCTATCCGCCCATGGCCAACATCGTCATGATGTACGACGCGCTCGGCAAGGACGAGAACTATCCGCCGCGTGCGGTGACGCGCCGGGGCATCGACAAGCTGCTGGTGATCCGCGACGACGAAGCCTACTGCCAGCCCTGCGTCTCGCCGGTGTGGGACACGACGCTGACCGCGCATGCGCTGCTGGAAGCCGGCGGCGACAAGGCGGTGCCCGCAGCCAAGCAGGGCCTAGACTGGCTGATCCCGAAGCAGGAGCTCGAGGTGAAGGGCGACTGGGCGGTGAAGCGGCCCGACGTGCGTCCGGGCGGCTGGGCCTTCCAGTACAACAACGCCCATTATCCTGATCTCGACGACACCGCCGTGGTGGTGATGTCGATGGACCGCATGCGCCGGGAGCACGGTGCGACCGGTTACGACGCGGCGATCGCCCGCGGCCGGGAATGGATCGAGGGCATGCAGAGCGACGATGGCGGCTGGGCCGCCTTCGACGTCAACAACCTCGAATATTACCTGAACAACATCCCGTTCTCGGACCACGGCGCGCTGCTCGATCCGCCGACCGAGGACGTCACCGCGCGCTGCATCTCGATGCTGGCCCAGCTCGGCGAGACCGAGAAGACCAGCAAGCACGTCGCCGACGGCGTGGCCTATCTCCGCAACACCCAGCACCCGGAGGGTTCCTGGTACGGTCGCTGGGGCATGAACTTCATCTATGGAACCTGGTCCGTGCTCTGCGCCCTCAACATGGCCGGCGTCGACCACAAGGACCCCATGATGCGGAAGGCTGCCGCCTGGCTGGCCTCGATCCAGAACAAGGATGGCGGCTGGGGCGAGGACGCCGTCAGCTACCGCCTGGACTACAAGGGCTGGGAAACCGCCCCCTCGACCGCCTCGCAAACGGCATGGGCCTTGCTTGGCCTGATGGCGGCAGGCGAGGTTGATCACCCGGCCGTCGCCCGCGGGGTGGAGTACCTGATTGCAACACAGAACAAAAAAGGACTGTGGGACGAGCAGCGGTACACCGCCACGGGCTTCCCCCGCGTGTTCTATCTACGTTATCATGGTTACCCAAAGTTCTTTCCGCTGTGGGCGCTGGCGCGGTATCGGAACTTGCGGAACACCAACAGCAGGGTGGTAGGGGTCGGAATGTGACTTTGGGGACGGGGGACTATTTTACCGCGGGCAATGCCATTGATCCGCGGCCGATCTTGATCGTGACTGGACTGGTTCAGGAGGCCCGTATCGCGGCCGGGCCTGGAATGGCTGTGATCTGCTCGTCCAGCAGCCCCAGCCAGCTCCGAGCGCTGCTGACGGTGGTCGATCCTGATACGATTCGCGGTGTGATCTCGTTCGGCGTGGCCGGCGGGCTCGACCCGACGCTGCGCTCCGGCGACGTCGTGCTGGCGACCGAGGTGCTGTCCGGCGACACCCGCTGGGCCGCTGGCCTATCGCTCGGCGACGACCTGATCGACCGCCTGACGTCGGGCCGCCGCCGCGTCGTGCGCGGCAGCCTCGCCGGCGCCGAGGAGGTGGTCACGAAACGGTCCTGCAAGGCGGCGCTGCATTCAGAGACCGGGGCTGCGGCCGTCGACATGGAGAGCCACATCGCGGCCGCCTACGCCGCCGAGGCTGGGCTGCCCTTTGCCGCGGTCCGCGTCATCAGCGATCCCGCGCACCGCGCGCTGCCCGCGATCGCCCGCGCCGCGATCAAGCCGAACGGCCAGATCGACCTTCCGGCCGTGCTGCGCGGCATCGTGCGCAATCCTACGACGCTGCATGCGCTGGTCTCGACCGGCATCGACTTCAACCGCGCGCTGCGCTCGCTTCGCGGCTGCCGCGACTATTTGATCGGGACGGAGCTCATCGAGAGCGAGGTCCTGGTGTCCAAGGCGGCCTGACCTCTTGATGCGATAAAATAAAAGGTCCGGTCACCATTGGTGACCGGGCCTTTTGCGTTTTGGTGCATGCTCAGTCGGTCGTCTCCATGCGGTTCCGGTCCACGACCCACAGCGTCCGTCGCATCATGCCCTCGACAATTGCTGCCGACTCGCTGGGACGCAGATAGATCGCCGTGGACTTGAGCAGCCATGGCAGCACCGCTTGCTCGAGCCGCTCCTCATAGGCGCGGCGCATCATGTCAAATGCCTGCAGCCCGGGTCCCGCCAGGATCACATGGTGTGGGCGCAGCACGGATATCGTTGCCGCGACCGCCTCGGCAAGCGCGCGGCCCGCCTGCTGAAATACGTGCTCGAGACGGGGGTCGCCGCCCCGCGCTCGCTCGCGCAGGAGGGCCATCTGCGCCTCGGAAGGCTGTTGCGCCGCCGCCGGCGGCAGGTCGAGAAATGTGCGGGCGTCGCGGTAGAGCGCATAGTCGGCCAGATGGGCCTCGATACAGCCGCGCTGGCCGCAGCGGCATTGCGGCCCGTTCGATCCCAGTTTGATATGGCCAATCTCGCTGCCGGCGCCGGCGCCCCAGCGCGCTTCGCCGTCGACAACGACGCCCATGCCGACGCCGTGGCCGACCATGATCGTGGCCGAGAGGCCCTGCGCCAGTGGCGGCTCCGCGGCGGTGAGGGCGAGCGCAACGGCGACAGCGTCATTCGCCATCACGACTTCGGCGTTGAAGGCCTCGCGCACCGGCTTCACCAGATCGACATCGGTGACGGAGAGCGCCGGACTCCACAGATGCCGGCCGGTGTCCGCGTTCACGATCCCCTGCAGGGCAATCCCGATTCCCAACAGGCGATGGCGCGGCGTGGCCGTCGCCTCAAGCATCGCATCGATCTGCGCTATCACCAGATCGCACAGCGCGCCCGGATCGAGAGCCCGCGTCGCGATTTCGAGCCGCGATTGCGCCAGGCCGGAGCCGCTGAAATCCGCGATCAGTGTTTCAATCAGATTCATGCGGAGCGAGACCGCGATGATGCGGCCGAACTCCGGGTTCAGGGTCAGCAGCACGGCCGGCCGGCCGCGGCGGCGGCCGTTCAGCCCCTCTGCATCGTCTTCGTCCGTGTCGTCGGACCATGAGGTCGGCGCCGTCTCGGTCTCGCACAGCAACTCTTCCGCGATCAGTCTCGACGTCAGGCCGGAGACGGCGGCGAAGCTCAATCCCGTGCTTCGGGCGAGTTCCACACGCGGCAACGGCCCCTGACGTCGCAAGACCTCCACGAGGCGGCCGCGATTCGAGCCGCGGGCGGTGCTGGAAATTCGTCTCGGCTGCTCAATTTGGTCAACCATGCTGCCTCTTTAATTCATTAAGTGAAGTTAATGAATGAGTGAAAGGGTAGTGTGATCGAAAAAACACAGCTAATGGGTGACGATTGAGAGTCATATTTACTAATGTCATGCCTCATGTACTATTTCCGCGTGAAGAAGGGGGCAGTACATCCCAATTTCGATGTTTTTGCTCTGCGACATTTCTTCGCTTCGTAAAGAAAATAAGGCGCAAAAGCGTCTGAAGCCCCTCATCCGGGGTGGCCAAAGGGAGCTGAAACATGAACGGATCGATGAAGAAATTGCTAGTGCCGTTGCTTGCGACCGCGGCGCTCGCGATGGCGACGGGTGTGGCGCAGGCCCAGCAGAAGAAGACCATCGCGCTGG
The genomic region above belongs to Bradyrhizobium arachidis and contains:
- a CDS encoding efflux RND transporter permease subunit, producing the protein MLEKHSESEVHVDKVEQGPASSIAFGLERIGLIAVRAPIVSCIILLALIVGAVFGIHRIKIDDSLSQLFRSDTREFKQYEEVTKKFPAEEFDVLVVVEGKNLLARNNLEKLRDFITDMQLVEGTRGLVSLFSARQAPAPGKLPAALFPAELPEGEAYDKFIETVKNNEIIRGKLLSEDGTLALVVLSLDPEVVASSKLTKTVGDIRALMKEDLGDTGLNVQLSGVPVMQLEIRNAVERDGLTYNILGILAGCVIAIIFFRKISFMIAAAFPPMIAILLALGALGWANFNLNMFLNVMTPLIMVISFSDSMQLTFAARDRLIAGQDKFTAFKNAVLVVGPACVLTHGTAGISFIALQFSDSDLIRKFGEAGLAATIIALVAVLSLVPVFGVLFVRNEKIFAVKFQSADAGVQALRNFCYWIAVRMVGRPGLFSLIAVLFVGGLGVIYANLEPRYRLADQVPDKRQAVAASDRLDAKLTGANPVNVLIQFPKGETLYSPETLQTIADVHATVEKAAGVGNVWSLETLRRWLAAKAGSADVATLKEYVNVIPEHLVRRFIDAEQDAVVVAGRVPDKDSSQLLPIVDKLDSELDAVRKKHPGYEIAVTGLAAIAARNSASMIEKLNRGLTVEFALVALFIGLAFRSWVVMFACILPGIFPVVMSGTVLWAMGEGLQFASVVALTVSFGLGLSATIHFLNRLRLESKPGVGSALAVERATVLVGPALILTTVVLACGLVVTVFSDLPSLRLFGWLSAFSMVMALVADLFILRPTAMWLINLHARLQGPDKPAI
- a CDS encoding class I SAM-dependent methyltransferase gives rise to the protein MILLDAGCGPGTITAALAGLVAKAVGVDIEPNAIAAADRLAAAESLTNLSFVEADMTALPFEDEAFDAVFFHAVLYHQSQAVLTRALAEARRVLKPGGLIATRDADVGGNVLHPDIDGVRLALDLWQRWYEHDDPDALRFGRRQSSILRAHGFTPVWTGASYVNHSADATSRSEAVADARRSLLGFGPQLLRKGLATDDEIQTALAGWDAWGRDPDAVYFRCRCECVARKD
- the hpnC gene encoding squalene synthase HpnC, yielding MTSASELRSGKGDRDENFPVASWIIHPRHRALILAYYNFVRTADDIADHATLPPDQKLACLDLLEAELLGKGDTQAEAVTLRRALAERGMTPRHALDVLIAFRMDVTKLRYETWDEVIHYCRYSAMPVGRFMLDVHGESTSTWVASDALCAGLQINNHLQDCGKDFRELNRVYLPRDALAASGASVEQLGLAQSPPAMLACLQSLAARNEALLDEGRSLAAEIRDFRLGVDVAVIQAYADRIVRLLKVRDPLRERVHLNKFELLTFSLAGMIGEVGRRAIGRKAISRPGTAHDA
- the hpnD gene encoding presqualene diphosphate synthase HpnD yields the protein MTLEAATPGASYGSTASGSSFYAAMRILPHDQREAMFQIYSFCRQVDDIADSDGPRDERLAALQEWRNDIDALYQGNPPPRLKDYVASVKTFGLKREDFLAIVDGMEMDVPQDIRAPDMATLDLYCDRVASAVGRLSVRVFGLPEEDGILLAYHLGRALQLTNILRDIDEDAGLGRLYLPREALLHAGITSNDPNRVIAERALPKVCAPLTQRAKAHFEKSDEIMNRNKRRAVRAPRIMSKYYHSILDLLIARGFNAPREPVRVSKVTRILILLRYAFI
- the hpnE gene encoding hydroxysqualene dehydroxylase HpnE; amino-acid sequence: MQKTAHIIGAGISGLSAAVRLANAGFKVAVHEATHQAGGRCRSYFDGATNLTIDNGNHLLLSGNGHARAYARSIGTEAGLVGPDSAQFPFVDIKTGQRWQIDLGNGRLPTWVLDESRRVPDTGLTDYLKLAPLIWASEDTLVGKSIPCEGILYQRLVQPLLLAALNVDPPEGSAGLAGAIVRETLLAGGQACRPLIARDGLSAVLIEPAVKFLQERGHSVQLGHELRSFVSSDGKVTALNFGGEDVVQLGAGDVIVMAVPPRAAASLLPGLKTPTEFRAIVNAHFRFEPPPGSAPILGVIGGVVEWLFAFPNRLSVTISNGDRLVDMPREELAQAIWNDVCEAAGVSGELPPWQIVRERRATFAATPAQNALRPGPATALKNLFLAGDWTATGLPATIEGSVRSGDRAADLVLAAKGS
- the shc gene encoding squalene--hopene cyclase; the protein is MDSLNATRREAVESRVLESSIASATQGVLGFQQSDGHWVFELEADCTIPAEYILLRHYLAEPVDTALEAKIGNYLRRVQGAHGGWPLVYDGEFDMSASVKAYFALKMIGDSTDSPHMVRAREAIHARGGAIHSNVFTRFLLATFGVVTWRAVPVLPIEIVLLPFWSPFHLNKISYWARTTMVPLMVIAALKPRAKNPKGVGIDELFLQDPRSIGMTAKAPHQSMAWFLLFRSLDAILRVIEPMFPKSLRQRAIDAALAFTEERLNGEDGMGAIYPPMANIVMMYDALGKDENYPPRAVTRRGIDKLLVIRDDEAYCQPCVSPVWDTTLTAHALLEAGGDKAVPAAKQGLDWLIPKQELEVKGDWAVKRPDVRPGGWAFQYNNAHYPDLDDTAVVVMSMDRMRREHGATGYDAAIARGREWIEGMQSDDGGWAAFDVNNLEYYLNNIPFSDHGALLDPPTEDVTARCISMLAQLGETEKTSKHVADGVAYLRNTQHPEGSWYGRWGMNFIYGTWSVLCALNMAGVDHKDPMMRKAAAWLASIQNKDGGWGEDAVSYRLDYKGWETAPSTASQTAWALLGLMAAGEVDHPAVARGVEYLIATQNKKGLWDEQRYTATGFPRVFYLRYHGYPKFFPLWALARYRNLRNTNSRVVGVGM